A region from the Prochlorococcus sp. MIT 0603 genome encodes:
- a CDS encoding DUF3146 family protein has translation MRRQPSTTAYLKIYSQNFSTKCIQGEVSAGDFNWCFDWYFSNGELLVEPPLGRALIQDALLRFLIKSDYSLEAGGDYNFTIRAKF, from the coding sequence ATGAGAAGGCAGCCTTCTACAACAGCTTATCTAAAGATTTATAGTCAAAATTTTTCAACAAAATGTATTCAAGGGGAGGTTTCTGCTGGTGATTTTAATTGGTGTTTTGATTGGTATTTTAGCAATGGAGAGCTTCTAGTAGAGCCACCTCTTGGAAGAGCACTTATTCAAGATGCACTATTACGTTTTTTAATTAAATCTGATTACTCTCTTGAAGCTGGAGGGGATTATAACTTTACTATTAGGGCCAAATTCTAA